In the genome of bacterium SCSIO 12827, the window CGACCTTGTCCTCGATGGACGGGCAATAGCGGGGGCCTTTGCTTTCGATCTGTCCCGAATACATGGGCGACCGGTGGATGTTGTCACGGATCAGGGCATGGGTCGCCGGGGTCGTTTCGGTGATGCCGCAGGCGATCTGCGGCGTGGTGATGGCCTCCGTCAGATAGGAAAAGGGCACCGGTGGCGTATCGCCCAACTGTTTGTCCAAACCCGCCCAGTCAATGGTGCGCCCGTCCAAGCGGGCCGGCGTGCCGGTCTTGAGGCGGCCAAGGTCGAAGCCCAGACGCCGGAAGGTATAGCTGAGGCCGATCGCCGGCTTGTCCCCCACCCGCCCGGCGGGAATGCGTGTTTCACCGATGTGGATCAGACCGCGCAGAAAGGTGCCCGTGGTGATGATCACGGCGGCGGCGGCGAATTCCCGCCCGTCCTCGGCCCGCACCCCGGTCAAGTCGCCGTCGGCGCCGAACATCAAGTCGTCGGCCCCGGCCTCGATAATCGTCAGATTCTCGGTTTCCGCCAGGATGTCCTGCACGGCCAGGCGGTACAGTTTACGGTCGGCCTGGGCCCGGGGGCCCCAGACCGCCGGGCCCTTAGACTTGTTGAGCATACGGAACTGAATGCCGCCCCGGTCGATGGCGCGGCCCATGACGCCGTCAAGGGCATCGATCTCGCGCACCAGCTGGCCCTTGGCCAGCCCCCCGATCGCCGGATTGCAGGACATTTCCCCGATGGTCGCGGCCTTATGAGTCAGCAGCAGCGTCGCGGCCCCCTGGCGCGCCGACGCCGCGGCCGCCTCGGTTCCGGCGTGCCCACCGCCCACCACAATGACATCGAAAGTCCGGTCCATGGACCGCCTGCCTGACCTGTTCCGGGAAATCCCACTTCCGCCCCGCCCATGGCGCGGAAACACAGGCCGGAATGTAGGAACCCCGCTGATCCAAGTCAAATACCTTCGCGGGACGCCTAAACGGGGCGCAGCGATGCCTTGACGCCCCGCCCAAGAACCATTTCACCGGCGAAGACCGGCTTACAGGCACTCAAACAAACCCTCGGAGAGCGGAATGTTTCACGTGAAACATTCTGTCTGGGTTGGGGCCTCAGGTGGGCAAACGAGATGCCAAACACGGGAGTCCAGCGAAATAGGAAATTCAATTAATGCATTTTGAAAATATCAAGTCAGCTTCATGGTATAGCTGTGTGATCAATTCACGCAATATATAGTGGGTAATAAGTTAGATATCTTAAGTTGATCATTTACCGATACAGAAGTCGGCGAAGATCACATCGAGCAAATCCTCCACATCAACCCGCCCTGTGATCCGGCCGATCGCCCGCGCGGCAAGCCGCAGGTCCTCGGCCACCAGCTCCGGCCCCCGCGCCGACCAACCGTCCAGGGCTTGGGCCAGGGCAGTCCCCGCTTCTTCCAAGGCATGGCGGTGACGCGCCCGCGTCGGGCCCGGCGAAGACCCCGTTCCGGCCACGGCAAGGCTCCGGACTGCCTCCGTCAAGCGGGCGATGAAGTCGTCCACCCCCGCCCCGGTGCGGGCCGAGAGGACGACCACGGGCGCCCCATCCAGATCCCCCGCATCACCGACCGGCGCCAGATCCGCCTTGTTGACCAGGACCAATGCCCGGCCGTCCGCCGCCAGGGCGCGCAGATCATCCGGTACGTTCGGCCAGTCGGCGCGGTCGAGAACGATCAGTTTAAGGTCCGCCCTGTCGGCCCGCGCCGCCGCCCGGCGCACACCCTCACGCTCGACCGCGTCCGTGCTGTCACGCAGGCCCGCCGTATCGGCAACGATGACCGGCACCCCGCCGAGGTCGAGATGCACCTCGATCACGTCCCGGGTCGTACCCGCGGTTTCCGACACAATGGCCGCGTCCCGCCCGGCCAGCAGGTTCAGCAAGGTCGATTTGCCCGCGTTGGGCCGGCCGAGCAGGGCCAGATGCACCCCGGCGCGGAGCCGCTCCCCCCCCCGTCCATCGTCGAGATGGGCCGCAATCTCGCCCGCCAGCACCACCAGGGCATCCCGGGCGGCGCGGTCGATGTCTTCCGGCAGGTCCTCATCGGCGAAATCGATCCCGGCCTCGACATGCGCGATGGCGGCGATCAGCCGTGTCCGCCAGCCTTCGTAGATCTGTCCAAGCGCCCCCGCCGCCTGATCCAGGGCCTGGCGCCGCTGTTCCGAGGTTTCCGCCGCGACCAGGTCGGCGATGGCTTCCGCCTGGGTCAGGTCCAGCCGACCGTTGAGGAAGGCGCGGCGTGTGAACTCCCCGGCCTCCGCCGGGCGCAGGCCCGGTATGCGGCCAAGCACCGACAACACCCCCTCAACCACAGCCGGCCCCCCATGCAGGTGGAACTCCACGACATCTTCCCCGGTAAAGCTCCCGGGGCCGGGAAAGCTTAGGACCAGAGCCTGGTCGAGGGTTTCGCCGCTGTCCGGATCGTGAAGATCGCGCAGGGATGCCATGCGGGGCGCGGGCATATGCCTGCCCGGCGTCAGCGCCGCCAGGGTGTCTCCCGCCCCGGGACCGGACAGGCGAACGACCGCGACGCCCGCCCGGGCGCCGCCGCTTGCCAATGCAAAAATGGTATGGTCGCTCACCGGCCCCCCTCGGCTGCTCGGCCGGGGTCCCCTACTTGGCTTTTTCCGGATCGTCCCCGGGGCGCAGCATCAAATCCGGCACCCGGCCGCCGTCCCGCACATGGGCCTCCAAAACTCGATCCACGTCTTCCCGCGTGGCGCAGCGGTACCACACACCCTCGGGATAAATCACCAGGGTCGGGCCCAGTTCGCAACGATCGAGACAGCCCGCCGAATTCACCCGCACCCCCTTGATGCCCAACTCCTTGGCGCGCGCTTTCATGTAATCGCGCAGCTTCACCGATCCCTTTGCGGCGCAGCTTCCCCGGGGATGGCCTTCCGGGCGTTCATTGGTGCAGAAGAAAACATGGCGGTCGTAGAACAGAGGCGGATCTCCTACCTCATCGTGTTGGGCGTCGCTCACTTGGTATCGTCCTTCTTGGTGGTCTTGGCCTGGCCCTCGTCTCCGGACATGGCCGACATCTGATTCCAGAACATCTTCTGAAGCTGTTCGAACCCCTGGACCCCGGCGGGGAACCAGGTATTGAACATGGTTTCCGGATCTAGCGCGGACAGGTTCGCCTTCATCCGCTCCTCCAGGTCCTTCATCAAGGCATCCTGCATGGGCTTCACGTCGGGCAGGCCGAGGAACTTGCGGGCCTCTTCCGGGGTGCAGTCGATGTTCACGGTAATCTTCATGGGTCTCGCCTCTTCCTCGCCCGCGGGCCGCCCGGAGGCGATCCTTTGCAATGGCGAATAACAGCTTGTATGCAGGACACGGCACCCCAACCTAGCCAGGAGACGCGCCCGTGGCAATCGGCCATCAAACGCGCGGCCAAAGCGGAGCATTCATGAGCGACAACCTACTCGGCAAAGAGACCAGCCCCTACCTCCTGCAGCACAAGGACAACCCGGTGCATTGGCGGCCCTGGGGTCCGGAAGCCCTGGCCGAAGCCCGCGACGGCAATAAGCCGATCCTGTTGTCCGTGGGTTACGCCGCCTGCCACTGGTGCCATGTCATGGCCCACGAAAGCTTCGAGAACCCGGCCATCGCCAAGGTCATGAACCGCCACTTCGTGAACATCAAGGTCGACCGCGAAGAACGCCCCGACCTGGACAACATCTACCAGAGCGCGCTTGCCATGATGGGCGAGCACGGCGGCTGGCCGCTGACCATGTTCCTGACCCCGGACCTGGAGCCGTTCTGGGGCGGCACCTATTTCCCGCCGGAACCGCGGTATGGCCGTCCCGGGTTCCCGCAGGTTCTGGAAAGCCTGGCCGCCACCTACCGGGACGAGCCCGCCAAGATCGCCGACAACGCAAAGCGCATGCGCGATGCCTTGTCCTCCCTCGCCAGGCCAAAGGGCGGCGGGACCATGACCCTGGCCGCGCTTGACGACGTCGCCCTGCAGATGCTGCGTTTCGTCGACCCCGTCAACGGCGGCACCCATGGCGCGCCCAAGTTTCCCCAGCCCAATTTCTTCCAGGCCCTATGGCGGGCCTTTATCCGCACCCGCGGCCCGATGTACCGCGAGGCCGTGACCGCGACCCTGGCCAACATCTGTCAGGGCGGGATCTATGATCACCTGGGCGGCGGCTTCGCCCGCTATTCCGTGGATGCGGAATGGCTGGTCCCGCATTTCGAGAAGATGCTCTACGATAATGCCCTTTTGGTCGAGCTGATGTCAGAGGTCTGGCCCTTGCTCGACCCCGGCCCCAAGGCCGATCTGTTCCGCCTGCGCACGGCAGAAACCATTGACTGGATGCTGGCCGACATGCGCTCCGCCGATGATCCCGCCGCCCCCTTCGCCTTTGTTTCCGCCTACGACGCGGATTCGGAAGGGGTCGAAGGCAAATACTATGTCTGGACCGAGGCCGAGATCGACGCCCTTCTGGGTCACGACGCGGCGACATTCAAACAAGCCTATGACGTTACCTCCGGAGGAAACTGGGAAGGCAACACCATCCTCAACCGTTCCGCCGATGCCGATTTCGGAAACCCGGAACGGGAAGCCATGCTGGAAAGATGCCGCACGATCCTGCTGCCCGAGCGGTCAAAGCGCGTGCCGCCCATGCGCGACGACAAGGTATTGGTTGATTGGAACGGCCTGGCCGTCGCCTCCTTGACCAAGGCCGCCGCCGTGTTCGGCCGACCCGATTGGCTGGCCACGGCCGCAGGGGTCTTCGCCTTCATCCGGGAAAACCTCATGGACGGCGACCGCCTGTTCCATACCTGGTGCGCCGACAAGGCCGCCCATCCAGGCGTACTGGAAGATTACGCCAATTTGGCCCGCGCGGCCCTGGCCCTGCATCAAGCCACCGGCGACACAACCTACCTAGCCCATGCGAAATCCCTGACCGCCGTGCTCGACCTGCACTTCTGGGATGCGGACAACGGCGGCTACTTCATGGCCGCCGACGACACGGCGGACCTCCTGACCCGATCCAAGCCCGTCCACGACAACGCCGTGCCCTGCGGCAACGGCACCATGGTCGAGGTCCTGGCCCGCCTGTATCACCTGACGGGCGACCCCGCCTATCGTGACCGCGCCGACGCCCTGATCACCGCCCTCGCCCCGGAAGAGGTCAACAACCTCGCCCATCAAACCACCTTCCAGACCGGGTTCGAGATTCTCGAGAACGCCGTGCAGGTCACCGTCGCCGGATCTGGGGACGCCGCGTCCACCCTCGCCACCGCCGCCCTAGCCTCGGGCCACCCGCGCCTGGTGCTGCTGCGCACGGTTGACGGTACTGACCTGCCGTCCGGCCATCCCGCCGCCGGTAAAGGGCCGGTCGACGGCACCGCCGCCGCCTATCTTTGCAAGGGTGCGACCTGTTCCCTGCCGATGACCGATCCAGGGGCCCTGTCCCAGGCCCTCGCCACCAAGACATGAGCGATTTCTACACCTCCATGAACTCCCCGGTCGGGCCCTTGACCCTGTTCGAGGACCAGGGGGCGCTCACGGCTCTTGAATGGGGCCGCGCCCCGGCATCCCGCTCGACCCCCTTGCTGAACGAAGCGACGCGTCAGCTGACGGCCTATTTCGACGGCAGCCTCAAGGATTTCGATCTGCCCCTCGCCCCCGTCGGCGGGACGGCGTTTCAACACCGCGTATGGCAGGCCATGCTGGACATCCCCTATGGCCGGACCGAAACCTACGGCGAGATGGCCGACCGCATCGGCGGCGTGGCCCGGGCGGTCGGTGGCGCCTGCGGCGCAAATCCCCTGCCCATCCTAATTCCCTGCCATCGGGTCACCGGCGCCGGCGGGCGCATGACCGGCTATTCCGCCGGGGAAGGCGTCGAGACCAAACGCGCCTTATTGCAGCTTGAAGGGGCGACCCTGATTTAGCGCCGACAAATCCCGTCAACGGGCTTGCACCGGACCCCGCCCGTAACCAAGATACCGCCACATACCGAAAAAACACCCAGGGCGACCAACCGCCCGGGACCACCATCAAGGAGGAGTTTTCCCATGACCAAGGCCATCCGCATTCATGAAACCGGCGGCCCCGAAGTCCTCAAATACGAGGACGTGGACGTCGGCGATCCCGGTAAGGGCGAGATCCGCATCCGCCAGACCGCCTGCGGCCTCAACTTCATCGACATCTACCTGCGCACGGGCCTGTACCCGCTCGACAACTTCCCGGAAATCATCGGGATGGAAGCCGCCGGCGTGGTCGAATCCGTGGGCGAAGGCGTGACCGACAAGAAGGTCGGTGACCGCGTCGCCTATCCGATGCTGAAGGGCGGCTATACCCAGGCGCGCAACATTCCCTCCTGGAAGGCCGTGCACCTGCCCGACGCGATCGACGACCAGACCGCCGCCGCGATGATGCTGAAAGGCATGACCGCTCATTACCTGCTGCATCGCACCTATCCGGTGAAACCGGGCGACGCCGTCCTGGTTTATGCCGCCGCCGGCGGGGTCGGCCAGATCCTCTGCCAATGGGGCAAGGCGCTGGGCGCCACCGTGATCGGCTGCGTCGGATCCGAAGAAAAGGCCGAAATCGCCAAGGCCGCGGGCGCTGCCCATACCATCAACTATTCGACCGAGAACATCGCCGAGAAGGCCAAGGAATACACCGGCGGCGAAGGCGTCGCCGCGGCCTATGACAGTATCGGCAAGGCGACCTTCATGGCCTCGCTCGATTCCCTGCGCCCGTTCGGCGTGCTGGCGACCTACGGCAATGCGTCCGGTCCGGTCGATCCGATCAGCCCGGCCATCCTCGGGCCCAAGGGATCGCTCTACCTGACCCGCCCGACGCTCGCGACCCATACCCGCAACCCGGAAGTCCTGGCCGAAGGGGCCAATGCCCTGTTCGACGCCGTGACCTCCGGCAAGGTCAAGATCAACATCAACCAGACCTATCCGCTGGCCGACGTGGCCAAGGCGCATACGGACCTGGAAGCCCGCAAGACCACGGGCTCGAGCGTGCTGATCCCCTGATCGGGCTCACCGCCTGAAAACAGAAACGCCGGCGAGGGAAACCCCGCCGGCGTTTTTGATTCGATCTATTGGCCGGGATCAGCTGTTCATGGAATCGAAGAAGTCGCTGTTGACCTTGGATTCCTTCAGCTTGCCCAGCAGGAACTCCATGGCGTCCGTGACGCCCATGGGCATGAGAATCCGGCGCAGCACCCACATCTTCGCCAGGGTGCCCTTTTCGACCAGCAGTTCTTCCTTGCGCGTACCCGACTTGGTGATGTCGATGGTCGGCCACACGCGCTTGTCGGACAGCTTGCGGTCAAGGATGATTTCCGAGTTACCGGTGCCCTTGAATTCTTCGAAGATGACTTCGTCCATGCGCGAGCCGGTGTCGATCAGCGCGGTCGAGATGATGGTCAGCGACCCGCCTTCCTCGATATTCCGCGCGGCGCCAAAGAAACGCTTGGGTCGCTGCAGGGCGTTGGCGTCGACACCGCCGGTCAAAACCTTGCCCGACGACGGCACCACCGTGTTGTAGGCACGGGCCAGGCGGGTGATGGAATCCAGCAGGATGACCACGTCCTTCTTGTGCTCGACCAGACGCTTGGCCTTTTCCAGCACCATTTCCGTAACCTGGACGTGGCGGGTCGCCGGCTCGTCGAAGGTCGAGGAAATCACCTCGCCCTTCACCGAACGGTCCATGTCCGTGACTTCCTCCGGCCGCTCGTCGATCAGCAGCACGATCAGGTAGCACTCGGGATGATTCTCGGCGATGGAATGGGCGATGTTCTGCAGCATCACCGTCTTACCGGTGCGCGGCGGCGCCACGATCAGGGCGCGCTGACCCTTGCCGATCGGGCAGATCAGGTCGAGAACGCGGGACGTCGGGTCCTTGTGCTCGGGATTTTCGATTTCCATGATCAGCCGCTCGTCCGGATACAGCGGCGTCAGGTTGTCGAAGTTGATGCGATGGCGGACCGCCTGCGGATCGGTAAAGTTGATCTGATTAACCTTCAGCAGGGCGAAATAGCGCTCGCCATCCTTAGGTGCGCGGATCTCACCTTCCACCGTGTCACCCGTGCGCAGGCCGAAGCGGCGCACCTGGCTGGGCGATACGTAGATATCGTCCGGGCCCGGAAGATAGTTCGCTTCCGGAGAGCGCAGAAAGCCGAAGCCGTCCTGCAGCACCTCAAGGACCCCGTCGCCGTAAATCGCGACATCGTTGTCCGCAAGCTGCTTCAGGATGGCGAACATCATGTCCTGTTTGCGCAGCGAGCTGGCGTTTTCGATCTCCAACTCTTCGGCATAGGCAAGAAGGTCGGCGGGCGATTTCTGCTTCAGTTCCTTGAGATTCATGTGAGGCCTGATTGATGTGTGGGGGGAAACCGGAAGGAATTAAGGGCCGGAAAAGGCGTCGGTCGGACGATCCGTCTTGGCCGCGGCGATGCGCGGGTCTGCTGGACGGCCTCTCCGCCCCTGCTGGGCCGGTTGAAACCGTTGCGAGACATCGGACGCGCCCGGGCCGGGTTGGTCGATGGAAAAAGGATTGGGCGGGACCTTTGGTAGACCAGGCCCGAAAGAGGCGGGATGCCGTCCGCGTCGGCACATGGGATGATTAACGAATGCGGAAAATCAAGTCAATTGAACTTTTTGTGCCAAAGGCTTCACATCTGCTGCCAACGCAGCAACAACCTAACCCGGCTGCACGATCACCATGATGACGATGATGACCATCAGCACCGCCGGCACCTCGTTCATGAAGCGATAGAACCGTCCTGAATGCTGGTTCTTGTCCTCGGCGAAAGCACGCCGCCATTTGCCGCAGTACACATGCATCACCATCATCACCAGAATGCACCCGGCCTTTACGGGAAACCAGACCGTCTGCCAGATCGCCACCCCCGACGCCGCCATCAGGATCAGGCCAAACACCACGGACGCCATCATTGCCGGGTTCATGATCCCTCGCATCAGACGGCGTTCCATGATCTTGAAGGTTTCCGACTTGTCGGACCCGACTTCGGCATCGACGTGATAGACGTACAGCCGCGGCAGGTACAGCAACCCGGCCATCCACGCAATCACGCTCATCACATGCAGAGCCTTGATCCAGGCGTAAGCGGCGGCACTCAGTTCCATGATCCGTTCTCGCTACGCCACGCAGGGACAGGCGGACCATTCGCCGGGACAGATCCGCGCCCCCGACGGATGACAGGTCCGGCCCCCCGGGCCTGAAGCAGTCTCAACGATTTCCGCCAAGGCCGCGATAAAGCTCTGTGCCGTGCCAACGGTCCGCACCCGGTGATAGGCCGGCACGCCCGCATGATCCGCGACTTCCCTGTACTCGATATCGAGTTCGACCAAAGTTTCCGAATGTTCCGACACGAAAGCGATGGGCACCACGACCAGCGGCACCTTGTCCGCCCCCGCGCGCTTGATTTCGTCCTCCGTCGCCGGGCCGATCCATTCCAGAGGGCCGACCTGACTTTGGTAACAGACGATCGGATCGAAGCCATCAATCCCCCGTGCGCGAAGGTTATCCATCACCGCCGCTGCCGTCTGCTCGACCTGCCATTGATAGGGATCCCCCTTGGCAATGACCTTCTTCGGCAGGCCGTGGGCGGAAAACAGAACGCGCGGCATCCCGGTTTCCTTAGCCGCCGTAATCCCTTCGGCGACCAGATCGGCCTGGGCCGCGATGAACCCTGCCGCCGTGGGGTAACAGCAGGCTGCCCGCGCCGGGCCCGTCACCCCGGCCGCCTTCGCTGCTTGGCGCCAATCCTTCAAGGAGGATCCCGAGGTCGTCGTCGAATACTGCGGATAAAGCGGCAGTTCGATTACCTCATCTGGGCCGAACGCAGCCACCGCCTTGGCCGTCTC includes:
- the mnmE gene encoding tRNA uridine-5-carboxymethylaminomethyl(34) synthesis GTPase MnmE; this translates as MSDHTIFALASGGARAGVAVVRLSGPGAGDTLAALTPGRHMPAPRMASLRDLHDPDSGETLDQALVLSFPGPGSFTGEDVVEFHLHGGPAVVEGVLSVLGRIPGLRPAEAGEFTRRAFLNGRLDLTQAEAIADLVAAETSEQRRQALDQAAGALGQIYEGWRTRLIAAIAHVEAGIDFADEDLPEDIDRAARDALVVLAGEIAAHLDDGRGGERLRAGVHLALLGRPNAGKSTLLNLLAGRDAAIVSETAGTTRDVIEVHLDLGGVPVIVADTAGLRDSTDAVEREGVRRAAARADRADLKLIVLDRADWPNVPDDLRALAADGRALVLVNKADLAPVGDAGDLDGAPVVVLSARTGAGVDDFIARLTEAVRSLAVAGTGSSPGPTRARHRHALEEAGTALAQALDGWSARGPELVAEDLRLAARAIGRITGRVDVEDLLDVIFADFCIGK
- a CDS encoding (2Fe-2S) ferredoxin domain-containing protein — its product is MSDAQHDEVGDPPLFYDRHVFFCTNERPEGHPRGSCAAKGSVKLRDYMKARAKELGIKGVRVNSAGCLDRCELGPTLVIYPEGVWYRCATREDVDRVLEAHVRDGGRVPDLMLRPGDDPEKAK
- a CDS encoding thioredoxin domain-containing protein; this translates as MSDNLLGKETSPYLLQHKDNPVHWRPWGPEALAEARDGNKPILLSVGYAACHWCHVMAHESFENPAIAKVMNRHFVNIKVDREERPDLDNIYQSALAMMGEHGGWPLTMFLTPDLEPFWGGTYFPPEPRYGRPGFPQVLESLAATYRDEPAKIADNAKRMRDALSSLARPKGGGTMTLAALDDVALQMLRFVDPVNGGTHGAPKFPQPNFFQALWRAFIRTRGPMYREAVTATLANICQGGIYDHLGGGFARYSVDAEWLVPHFEKMLYDNALLVELMSEVWPLLDPGPKADLFRLRTAETIDWMLADMRSADDPAAPFAFVSAYDADSEGVEGKYYVWTEAEIDALLGHDAATFKQAYDVTSGGNWEGNTILNRSADADFGNPEREAMLERCRTILLPERSKRVPPMRDDKVLVDWNGLAVASLTKAAAVFGRPDWLATAAGVFAFIRENLMDGDRLFHTWCADKAAHPGVLEDYANLARAALALHQATGDTTYLAHAKSLTAVLDLHFWDADNGGYFMAADDTADLLTRSKPVHDNAVPCGNGTMVEVLARLYHLTGDPAYRDRADALITALAPEEVNNLAHQTTFQTGFEILENAVQVTVAGSGDAASTLATAALASGHPRLVLLRTVDGTDLPSGHPAAGKGPVDGTAAAYLCKGATCSLPMTDPGALSQALATKT
- a CDS encoding methylated-DNA--[protein]-cysteine S-methyltransferase, whose translation is MSDFYTSMNSPVGPLTLFEDQGALTALEWGRAPASRSTPLLNEATRQLTAYFDGSLKDFDLPLAPVGGTAFQHRVWQAMLDIPYGRTETYGEMADRIGGVARAVGGACGANPLPILIPCHRVTGAGGRMTGYSAGEGVETKRALLQLEGATLI
- a CDS encoding quinone oxidoreductase, translating into MTKAIRIHETGGPEVLKYEDVDVGDPGKGEIRIRQTACGLNFIDIYLRTGLYPLDNFPEIIGMEAAGVVESVGEGVTDKKVGDRVAYPMLKGGYTQARNIPSWKAVHLPDAIDDQTAAAMMLKGMTAHYLLHRTYPVKPGDAVLVYAAAGGVGQILCQWGKALGATVIGCVGSEEKAEIAKAAGAAHTINYSTENIAEKAKEYTGGEGVAAAYDSIGKATFMASLDSLRPFGVLATYGNASGPVDPISPAILGPKGSLYLTRPTLATHTRNPEVLAEGANALFDAVTSGKVKININQTYPLADVAKAHTDLEARKTTGSSVLIP
- the rho gene encoding transcription termination factor Rho — its product is MNLKELKQKSPADLLAYAEELEIENASSLRKQDMMFAILKQLADNDVAIYGDGVLEVLQDGFGFLRSPEANYLPGPDDIYVSPSQVRRFGLRTGDTVEGEIRAPKDGERYFALLKVNQINFTDPQAVRHRINFDNLTPLYPDERLIMEIENPEHKDPTSRVLDLICPIGKGQRALIVAPPRTGKTVMLQNIAHSIAENHPECYLIVLLIDERPEEVTDMDRSVKGEVISSTFDEPATRHVQVTEMVLEKAKRLVEHKKDVVILLDSITRLARAYNTVVPSSGKVLTGGVDANALQRPKRFFGAARNIEEGGSLTIISTALIDTGSRMDEVIFEEFKGTGNSEIILDRKLSDKRVWPTIDITKSGTRKEELLVEKGTLAKMWVLRRILMPMGVTDAMEFLLGKLKESKVNSDFFDSMNS
- the hemJ gene encoding protoporphyrinogen oxidase HemJ — translated: MELSAAAYAWIKALHVMSVIAWMAGLLYLPRLYVYHVDAEVGSDKSETFKIMERRLMRGIMNPAMMASVVFGLILMAASGVAIWQTVWFPVKAGCILVMMVMHVYCGKWRRAFAEDKNQHSGRFYRFMNEVPAVLMVIIVIMVIVQPG
- the hemH gene encoding ferrochelatase, with protein sequence MAGKRAVVLFNLGGPNGPDAVEPFLFNLFIDPAIISLPNPFRWFIAKMISRRRAPIAREIYANIGGKSPLLEETQAQARALEGVLNGPGKPETKVFICMRYWHPMSAETAKAVAAFGPDEVIELPLYPQYSTTTSGSSLKDWRQAAKAAGVTGPARAACCYPTAAGFIAAQADLVAEGITAAKETGMPRVLFSAHGLPKKVIAKGDPYQWQVEQTAAAVMDNLRARGIDGFDPIVCYQSQVGPLEWIGPATEDEIKRAGADKVPLVVVPIAFVSEHSETLVELDIEYREVADHAGVPAYHRVRTVGTAQSFIAALAEIVETASGPGGRTCHPSGARICPGEWSACPCVA